The Vitis vinifera cultivar Pinot Noir 40024 chromosome 1, ASM3070453v1 DNA segment GGCCAAATCAATGCCACCAACTGATTTCTGCTGTGATTGTGGGGGCAGAGGCTGTTGCTGCGGCTGCGGCGGTGGAGGTTTCCGGTAACCCACCGGCATCCCTTGATCTGATCTCTCATCATCGGAGAAAACCCGATTAGGGTAGTCGCCACCGGCCATGACAGGCACAGCGGCCCCGGCAGTAGCTGGAGAAGACAGAACAACAAAACCCTCATCTTGCTTCTGCATAGCAACACTCATCTGGGCGAACTGTTCCTCAATCCCCAACTTCTGATCCTGCAACCTAACGCTACCACCTCCACTACCATCCTCCACATGAACCCTTATCGGCGGCAAGTTTGCCAGCGAGGGCGAAGATGAAGTGGACCCAAACGATGAAGACGTCTCCAACATCGGCGAATCAGGCACCGAATGAACATCCTGCCCCTGCTTAACAGTCTTGCAAGTACCAAAACCTCCTGGCTGAGAAGCCTCCAAGTCTCTCGCTGACGAAGAATCCAGATTATTCGCGACAGCATCTTCATCCAGACTCAACAAGCAATTCACCGACGCAGAATCCGAGAACCCTCTGGTCATAAGATTAGTACCATTGAGGCAATTGAGAAACCAATCGTCCGACTTGGTTGAATTGTCCAGAATGGATCCGATCGACGACGCCGACTCCGGCTTGTTCGGAAAGAGGAAGAGACGGAGTCGAGAAGGTTTAAGGGCGGAGGTTCGATCGTACTCATCGATCATGTTTTCGAGGTCTTCATCGGTGGTGACGGAGATGAGGGAATCAAGGTCCTCGTTTGGAAGCTGGTACTTGAGGGTGAAAGAACGGCCCTGGAGAAGTATCTTCGAGAGTCGGGCGGAGAGGTCGGCTAGGCTAGAGTTCCGATCGGCGACCACGATCCGAGTATCACCTCCGACGTAGCAGAGCGACTTGTCGTGCGGCCGGGGAAATATGTGTCCGCCGTAGCTACACATCAGCCGCAGCTTTGCTCCCGGAACGGACGGCAAAGGGTCGTCCCAGGAGTCGGTGTTGCGGGACCGCGGCGAGGAGTCCACCGAATCGGGGTAGCTCATGTGGGGCCCTCCAACACCTACACCGA contains these protein-coding regions:
- the LOC100250808 gene encoding protein PAL OF QUIRKY, producing MEAPPVVPPAPPLSSGLGVGVGGPHMSYPDSVDSSPRSRNTDSWDDPLPSVPGAKLRLMCSYGGHIFPRPHDKSLCYVGGDTRIVVADRNSSLADLSARLSKILLQGRSFTLKYQLPNEDLDSLISVTTDEDLENMIDEYDRTSALKPSRLRLFLFPNKPESASSIGSILDNSTKSDDWFLNCLNGTNLMTRGFSDSASVNCLLSLDEDAVANNLDSSSARDLEASQPGGFGTCKTVKQGQDVHSVPDSPMLETSSSFGSTSSSPSLANLPPIRVHVEDGSGGGSVRLQDQKLGIEEQFAQMSVAMQKQDEGFVVLSSPATAGAAVPVMAGGDYPNRVFSDDERSDQGMPVGYRKPPPPQPQQQPLPPQSQQKSVGGIDLASPDSVSSDNSIPNAISRPKPMIYQEPVIQIPSGTNRVSSNPVEQNINLFDPNSRIHMQQPVQDSGYILAPQFDQQQQQQQQQQHQQQQQHQQQQQQQPQPQPQFIHAGTHYIHHHPTGPLQVPSFYPVYPSQQQHHHHHPHQLDPQYPMYFVPSRQAQAYSLSMQQSNFSEAATGIPSGRSQAPSAPAMVTSPAAYNPTRNAPLQKPEMAAGMYRTGTAAAPLVQVPSSQHQQQYVGYSQIHHPSQSIAPPSAATANYAYEFSDPAHAQIFYAQAMAPTLPQYQTMTSAPAVVVPEASAQLSTDNIKQQIRTSQPL